The Rhodothermus sp. nucleotide sequence GGTCAGATGGCTCATGCGACGCCGGATGGGAACCGCCCGTCCACGGGGAGCCGCCCGCCAGCGCTTGAGCCGTGGCCCATCGTCCACCCGAATATCCCGGATGACCAGCGTCGCCTCATCAATCCGCTCTTCGGGATTTTTTTCGATCAGGTTGTAAACCGCCGAACGGATGGTCTTCTCAATAGGACGCGCCGCCCGATGTGGTAGATGACGCAGGATGGCCAGCGCTTCGGCGACCCGCTTACCACGCACGGCGTTGACCACCACGCGCATCTTACGCGGCGAACTTCGGATGTATTTGTTGATCGCTCTGGCTTCCATTGCTCCTTCGAAAGCTTATCGACGGCCACGCTTATCCTTTTTGTCGCCAGCATGCCCGCGGAAGGTCCGCGTCGGCGCAAACTCGCCCAGCCGATGTCCGACCATGTTTTCGGTCACGTAGACCGGGATAAACTGCCGGCCGTTGTGCACAGCAAACGTATGTCCGACAAACTCGGGAATGATCATGGAGGCCCGGCTCCAGGTCTTGATCACTTTTTTCTCGCCGGTCCGATTAAGCTCTTCGACTTTTTTCAGCAGCTTATAATGGACATAAGGTCCTTTTTTTAGCGAACGCGCCATATCCGCTTCTCTGCGTTTTGCTTAAGCGTCGCGCTTTACTTTGCAGCGTTACGACGACGCAGAATATATTTGTCCGAAGGTTTGTTGCGCTTCCGCGTCTTGTAGCCTTTCGCAGGCTGTCCCCAGGGCGAACGCGGATGCCCCCCCGAGTGCCGTCCTTCGCCACCCCCCATGGGGTGGTCAATGGGGTTCATGGCCACGCCCCGCACTTTGGGACGGATACCCAGCCAGCGACTACGACCCGCCTTCCCGAGGTCGATATTCATGTGATCCGGGTTGCTCGTGGTCCCGATGGTGGCCCGGCATTTCACATGAATGAGCCGAATCTCACCAGAGGGCAACCGCAAGGTAACATAGTTGCCCTCACGCGCCATGAGCTGGGCATAGGTGCCGGCTGCCCGGGCAATCTGCGCTCCTTTCCCGGGTTTCATTTCAATGCAATGCACATAGGAACCTACCGGGATATTTTCCAAGGGGAGGCAGTTCCCCGGCTCCGGCGGGGCATCCGGCCCGTTCATCACAATTTGTCCGACCTTAATTTCATTCGGCGCAATGATATAGCGCTTTTCACCATCGGCATAAGCCAACAGCGCAATGCGCGCCGAACGGTTCGGGTCGTACTCAATGCTGACCACTCGGGCAGGAATACCGTCTTTGTCGCGCTTGAAGTCTATGATCCGATAGCGCCGCTTGTGGCCACCGCCCTGATGTCGGGTGGTAATGCGCCCCTGATTGTTGCGGCCGGCCCGTTTCTTCAGCGGCGCCAGCAGGCTTTTTTCCGGGGTATCTCTGGTGATTTCCTCAAACGTCGAAACCGAATACTGGCGCTGACCAGGAGTTACCGGTTTCCGTTTGCGAATCGGCATGATCGTTTACACAGTCTGCGGCAGGCATTGCTGCCTCTATCCGGGCTTTGCGCCTGCCAGGTTCACGCTCACACGTTCTCGAAGAAGTCGATCCGTGGGCTATCAGGCGTCAGGGTCACGATCGCCTTTTTGTAAGCGCCCGTGCGTCCTTCAGCAACACCTCGCCGCGTAAATTGCCGGCGGCGTTTACCGGGCATGATCATGGTGCGCACTTTTTTGACCTTGACGCCCGGATACATCGCCTCAACCGCCTTGCGGATTTCAATCTTGTTCGCGTCTTTCGCCACGATAAAGGCGTAGCGCCCTTCTTCCATCTGCTGCGAGAGCTTCTCCGTCACCAGCGGACGGATCAGAATCGGGTGCTTGCTCATGGTCTGATCTCAACCGGTTTGATTATGCGGCCACCGGTGCGCTGCGCAACTGCTGGTTCAGCACCTCCACAGCGCTTTCCTGCAGAAGCAGCACCTGTGCATCCAGC carries:
- the rpsS gene encoding 30S ribosomal protein S19, translating into MARSLKKGPYVHYKLLKKVEELNRTGEKKVIKTWSRASMIIPEFVGHTFAVHNGRQFIPVYVTENMVGHRLGEFAPTRTFRGHAGDKKDKRGRR
- the rplV gene encoding 50S ribosomal protein L22, which produces MEARAINKYIRSSPRKMRVVVNAVRGKRVAEALAILRHLPHRAARPIEKTIRSAVYNLIEKNPEERIDEATLVIRDIRVDDGPRLKRWRAAPRGRAVPIRRRMSHLTVVVATMEPAEEA
- the rplW gene encoding 50S ribosomal protein L23 gives rise to the protein MSKHPILIRPLVTEKLSQQMEEGRYAFIVAKDANKIEIRKAVEAMYPGVKVKKVRTMIMPGKRRRQFTRRGVAEGRTGAYKKAIVTLTPDSPRIDFFENV
- the rplB gene encoding 50S ribosomal protein L2; protein product: MPIRKRKPVTPGQRQYSVSTFEEITRDTPEKSLLAPLKKRAGRNNQGRITTRHQGGGHKRRYRIIDFKRDKDGIPARVVSIEYDPNRSARIALLAYADGEKRYIIAPNEIKVGQIVMNGPDAPPEPGNCLPLENIPVGSYVHCIEMKPGKGAQIARAAGTYAQLMAREGNYVTLRLPSGEIRLIHVKCRATIGTTSNPDHMNIDLGKAGRSRWLGIRPKVRGVAMNPIDHPMGGGEGRHSGGHPRSPWGQPAKGYKTRKRNKPSDKYILRRRNAAK